A part of Candidatus Neomarinimicrobiota bacterium genomic DNA contains:
- a CDS encoding class I SAM-dependent methyltransferase — protein sequence MPQRHSKPDLNIYQDAARYDAENWWKTDDLAFWGEMAREFGPNVLELAAGTARLAPTILDSGASYTGLDAATELLQRAGSKVAEYGERARLLEGDMRQFDLGNTFDLIIIAFNSFLHLLTDEDALAALACIRRHCHAHTRFALDIFVPDPLFLYRPEGQKVPAKIYTDPATGAKVNVMETNRYEPGTDLNQLRWYYSTADNPDFLVLDFTLRMIFPDTMDRLLHDAGFRVLEKWGDYRRTPLNSGSALQIYMAERAG from the coding sequence ATGCCGCAGCGCCATTCCAAGCCAGATTTGAACATCTATCAGGATGCGGCCAGGTACGACGCTGAAAACTGGTGGAAGACTGACGACCTGGCGTTCTGGGGCGAGATGGCACGTGAATTTGGCCCCAACGTGCTGGAGCTGGCTGCGGGCACCGCCCGTCTGGCCCCTACCATCCTGGATTCCGGGGCCAGCTATACCGGACTTGACGCGGCCACGGAGCTTTTGCAGCGTGCCGGCAGCAAGGTGGCAGAGTACGGTGAGAGGGCCCGGTTGCTGGAGGGCGACATGCGCCAATTTGACCTGGGCAATACCTTCGACCTGATTATTATCGCCTTCAACTCGTTCCTGCACCTGCTTACCGATGAGGATGCGCTGGCGGCCCTGGCATGCATTCGCCGGCATTGCCACGCCCATACGCGCTTTGCTCTTGACATATTCGTGCCCGACCCGCTATTTCTATATCGCCCGGAAGGCCAAAAAGTCCCCGCCAAGATCTATACCGACCCCGCCACCGGTGCCAAGGTCAACGTGATGGAAACCAATCGCTATGAACCGGGCACCGATCTCAACCAACTACGCTGGTACTATTCCACGGCGGACAACCCGGATTTCCTGGTGCTGGACTTCACCTTGCGCATGATCTTTCCCGATACCATGGACCGCCTCCTGCATGATGCCGGATTCCGGGTGCTGGAGAAATGGGGAGACTACCGGCGGACGCCACTCAACAGCGGAAGTGCGCTACAGATTTATATGGCCGAGCGTGCGGGTTGA